In Arthrobacter sp. SLBN-112, a genomic segment contains:
- a CDS encoding DUF6454 family protein codes for MSSKPTRRALTVAASLILAACAAAGTAAAQADGPDKGTSPASATHHETNTDLADAFDSVTRNTAWHQTSKLKLNFPTYHTEGIAYSQDHIFLSAVQILEPTVKYPTPQGGYDRTPGKGIGHLFVMDKAGNLQKDIILGEGDMYHPGGIDFDGTNVWVPVAQYRPDSSAIIYKVDADTLDVHKQFEVKDHFGGIVLDKQTGHLVGNTWGSRRFAEWDLQGKQLSTWENPNYFIDYQDCQYVPNARMLCAGVTNLPQTPQAGGTAATYELGGMAMIDLKSHAVTRDVPFQQWSTAGHVATRNPFKMTANGGHLTMTVAPDNGDEGNGTEILTYEADATPAK; via the coding sequence ATGAGCTCCAAACCCACCCGACGCGCCCTCACCGTGGCCGCGTCCCTGATCCTTGCAGCCTGTGCGGCCGCCGGTACAGCGGCCGCACAAGCGGACGGCCCGGACAAGGGCACCAGCCCCGCCTCCGCGACACACCATGAAACAAACACCGATTTGGCCGACGCGTTCGACTCCGTCACCCGGAACACGGCCTGGCACCAAACGTCCAAACTGAAACTGAACTTCCCCACCTACCACACCGAGGGAATCGCCTACAGCCAGGACCACATCTTCCTCTCCGCCGTCCAAATCCTCGAACCCACGGTCAAGTACCCCACCCCGCAGGGCGGCTACGACCGCACACCGGGCAAGGGCATCGGCCACCTGTTCGTCATGGACAAGGCCGGCAACCTGCAAAAGGACATCATCCTCGGCGAGGGAGACATGTACCACCCCGGCGGGATCGATTTCGACGGCACCAACGTCTGGGTGCCGGTAGCCCAGTACCGGCCGGACAGCAGCGCCATCATCTACAAAGTGGATGCGGACACCCTGGACGTCCATAAGCAGTTCGAGGTCAAGGACCACTTCGGCGGCATCGTCCTGGACAAGCAGACCGGCCACCTCGTCGGGAACACCTGGGGCTCCCGGAGGTTCGCAGAATGGGACCTCCAGGGCAAGCAACTCTCCACCTGGGAGAACCCGAACTACTTCATCGACTACCAGGACTGCCAGTACGTTCCCAACGCCAGGATGCTCTGCGCCGGAGTCACCAACCTCCCGCAAACCCCGCAGGCCGGCGGGACCGCAGCCACCTACGAACTGGGCGGCATGGCGATGATCGACCTGAAGTCCCATGCGGTGACCCGTGATGTCCCGTTCCAGCAGTGGTCCACCGCCGGACACGTGGCCACCCGCAACCCGTTCAAAATGACCGCCAACGGCGGGCACCTCACCATGACGGTGGCCCCCGACAACGGCGACGAAGGCAACGGCACCGAAATCCTCACCTACGAAGCCGACGCCACCCCCGCAAAGTAG
- a CDS encoding alkaline phosphatase family protein has protein sequence MPLRDCWHRTTPNSVQPARLSPMQAVTCDQDHGYKAEQNAYNGGAMDKFVQFTSRDACGTNQYGRPGLTMDYYDGNTVTGIWNYAQNYAMSDNHFSTVFGPSTPGALNLVSGQTHGVKEYDPAGLPVATPATGSSTVRQPDANGVGTVINDPDPVYDDCSNSSHAKANNLAGMTGRNIGDLLNAQGTSWGWFQGGFAPTTAANGSTPASCLAAHTNAAGASVVDYSPHHQPFQYYASTANPHHLPPASDAEIGHNGQANHQYDLADFSKVVNSDNMPAVSFLKASEFQDGHAAYSDPVDEQNFITRTVNQIQQSKNWDNTAVVLAYDDSDGWYDHVAAQPKNASTGSDDAAWCLNAAANGVPVAGGYADRCGPGPRQPLVVISPYAKKNFVDHTETDQASILRFIEDNWHTGQIGGSSTDATAGSVDAMFNFHHERNDKVLLNEQSGAVASISHNGNIPGSGSDDSGH, from the coding sequence TTGCCACTGCGGGACTGCTGGCACCGAACAACCCCCAACTCGGTCCAGCCCGCGCGGCTCTCCCCGATGCAGGCCGTCACCTGCGACCAGGACCACGGCTACAAAGCCGAACAGAACGCCTACAACGGCGGGGCGATGGACAAGTTCGTCCAGTTCACCAGCCGCGACGCGTGCGGGACCAACCAGTACGGACGTCCCGGCCTGACCATGGACTACTACGACGGGAACACCGTCACCGGCATCTGGAACTACGCCCAGAACTACGCCATGAGCGACAACCACTTCAGCACCGTGTTCGGCCCCTCCACGCCGGGCGCGCTGAACCTGGTCTCGGGCCAGACCCACGGCGTCAAGGAGTACGACCCCGCCGGACTCCCCGTCGCCACGCCGGCCACAGGCAGCAGCACCGTCCGCCAGCCGGACGCCAACGGCGTGGGCACCGTGATCAACGACCCCGACCCGGTCTACGACGACTGCTCCAACAGCAGCCACGCCAAGGCTAACAACCTTGCCGGAATGACCGGCAGGAACATCGGCGACCTGCTCAATGCGCAGGGAACATCCTGGGGCTGGTTCCAGGGCGGCTTCGCCCCCACCACCGCCGCGAACGGCAGCACTCCCGCATCCTGCCTGGCCGCCCACACCAACGCCGCCGGCGCGTCCGTGGTGGACTACTCCCCGCATCACCAGCCATTCCAGTACTACGCCTCCACCGCCAACCCGCACCACCTTCCGCCGGCCTCGGACGCGGAAATCGGGCACAACGGCCAGGCCAACCACCAGTACGACCTTGCCGACTTCAGCAAGGTGGTGAACAGCGACAACATGCCTGCCGTGTCCTTCCTGAAGGCCTCGGAGTTCCAGGACGGCCACGCGGCATACTCGGATCCCGTGGACGAGCAGAACTTCATCACCAGGACTGTCAACCAGATCCAGCAGTCCAAGAACTGGGATAACACCGCCGTTGTACTCGCGTATGACGACTCCGACGGCTGGTACGACCACGTCGCCGCCCAGCCGAAGAACGCCTCCACCGGATCCGACGACGCCGCATGGTGCCTGAATGCCGCAGCGAACGGCGTCCCCGTGGCAGGGGGCTACGCCGACCGCTGCGGCCCCGGCCCCCGCCAGCCGCTGGTGGTCATCTCCCCGTATGCGAAGAAGAACTTCGTCGATCACACCGAGACGGACCAGGCCTCCATCCTGCGGTTCATTGAGGACAACTGGCACACCGGCCAGATCGGCGGCTCTTCAACCGACGCGACAGCAGGATCGGTGGACGCGATGTTCAACTTCCACCATGAGCGCAACGACAAGGTCCTCCTGAACGAACAGTCCGGCGCCGTCGCCTCCATCAGCCACAACGGCAACATCCCGGGCAGCGGATCGGACGACTCCGGCCACTGA
- a CDS encoding PLP-dependent aminotransferase family protein produces the protein MNNDSSSRITAALRQWISSAAPGARLPSTRHLVAEHQASPVTVQKALQALAAQELIESRPGVGTFVRAVRTARPSDYGWQTAALRSPHSPLPSSSSTMRNVPHDAIWLHSGYPDRELLPERLVRAALARAARGDAALSRPPAAGMPELQQWFARELGQATPVGITPPTPNDVIVLPGSQSGLSSIFRALVGAGQPMLIESPSYWGAILAAAQTGVRLVPVPTGPDGPDPADVDRAFAETGARAFYIQPNYANPTGTQWAAGRAGEILDVARRHGAFLVEDDWAHDFGITSDPVPLATRDDSGHVVYIRSLTKSVSTAIRIAAVIARGPARERILGQRAAESMYVSGFLQAAALDVVTQPGWQTHLRSLRQQLQSRRDLLATSIREHVPLAHIDNLPRGGLNLWVRLPDGTDLPRLARDCEDAGVIIAAGTEWFPAEPAGAFIRLNYSGPNPGAYPQGARVIGESLARQSG, from the coding sequence ATGAACAACGATAGCAGTTCGCGCATCACTGCGGCACTCCGACAGTGGATCAGCAGTGCGGCTCCGGGCGCGCGGCTGCCGTCCACCCGGCACCTGGTGGCCGAACACCAGGCCAGCCCCGTGACGGTACAGAAGGCCCTGCAGGCACTCGCCGCGCAGGAACTGATTGAAAGCCGGCCCGGCGTCGGAACGTTCGTGCGCGCGGTCCGGACGGCACGTCCGTCCGACTATGGCTGGCAAACCGCAGCGCTGCGGTCGCCGCACTCGCCGCTGCCGTCGTCGTCGAGCACCATGCGCAACGTTCCCCATGATGCCATCTGGTTGCATTCGGGATACCCGGACCGCGAACTGCTTCCCGAACGGCTGGTGCGGGCCGCCCTGGCCCGGGCCGCCCGCGGCGACGCCGCACTGTCCCGGCCGCCCGCCGCCGGCATGCCGGAACTGCAGCAGTGGTTCGCCCGCGAGCTGGGGCAGGCAACCCCGGTAGGGATCACGCCGCCCACGCCGAATGACGTGATCGTGCTGCCTGGAAGCCAGAGCGGACTCAGCTCCATCTTCCGCGCACTGGTGGGGGCCGGGCAGCCGATGCTCATCGAATCACCGTCATACTGGGGTGCCATCCTGGCCGCCGCGCAAACCGGGGTGCGCCTGGTGCCGGTGCCCACCGGGCCGGACGGACCCGACCCCGCAGATGTGGACCGCGCCTTCGCCGAGACCGGGGCCCGGGCCTTCTATATCCAGCCCAACTACGCCAACCCCACCGGCACACAGTGGGCGGCGGGGCGGGCGGGCGAGATCCTGGACGTGGCCCGCCGGCACGGCGCGTTCCTGGTGGAGGACGACTGGGCGCACGATTTCGGCATCACCTCCGACCCCGTGCCGCTGGCCACCCGGGATGATTCCGGCCACGTGGTCTACATCCGGTCCCTGACCAAAAGCGTCTCCACCGCCATCCGCATCGCGGCGGTCATTGCCCGCGGCCCGGCGCGGGAACGCATCCTTGGCCAGCGTGCCGCCGAATCCATGTACGTCAGCGGGTTCCTGCAGGCGGCCGCCCTGGATGTGGTCACGCAGCCCGGGTGGCAGACACACCTGCGCAGCCTGCGCCAGCAACTCCAGTCGCGCCGGGACCTGCTGGCCACGAGCATCCGCGAACACGTCCCACTGGCCCACATCGACAACCTGCCCCGCGGCGGGTTGAACCTGTGGGTGCGCCTGCCCGACGGGACGGACCTCCCGCGGCTGGCGCGCGACTGCGAAGATGCGGGAGTGATCATCGCCGCCGGCACGGAGTGGTTCCCGGCGGAGCCGGCGGGCGCCTTCATCCGACTGAACTATTCCGGCCCCAACCCGGGCGCGTATCCGCAAGGGGCACGCGTCATCGGCGAATCCCTGGCGAGGCAATCCGGTTAG
- the rlmC gene encoding 23S rRNA (uracil(747)-C(5))-methyltransferase RlmC, translated as MDCSYFDAGTCRSCTHMGMPYGEQLAGKQRHCQGLLSGHPKLEWLPPVASRESGFRNKAKMVIGGTAQNPTIGILDADGHGVDLRRCGVCSPGLLACFPVLANFIRRIRLTPYDVPRRTGELKHVIITESPDGEIMLRLVLRSEQVVPRIRKHLPELLAALPQVKVLSVNLHPEHKAVLEGDREILLTGQATLNMRVNDVNLHLRPQSFFQTNTEMAAALYRQGREWVNELAPASVWDLYCGVGGFALHSAAPGRTVTGIETSGEAIASARLSSAEAGLEGMAFQTGDATAFALAAEQSPDLVIVNPPRRGIGKKLCGWLEASDVRHVVYSSCNAQSLARDLAALPSFTARRARVLDMFPQTTHYEVMVLLERAA; from the coding sequence ATGGACTGCTCCTACTTCGATGCCGGCACCTGCCGTTCCTGCACCCACATGGGCATGCCCTACGGCGAACAGCTGGCCGGCAAGCAACGCCACTGCCAGGGCCTCCTGTCCGGACATCCGAAGCTCGAATGGCTGCCCCCGGTGGCGAGCCGGGAATCGGGCTTCCGCAACAAGGCCAAGATGGTGATCGGCGGAACGGCACAGAACCCCACCATCGGGATCCTCGACGCCGACGGCCACGGCGTGGACCTGCGCCGGTGCGGCGTCTGCTCCCCCGGCCTGCTGGCCTGCTTCCCGGTGCTGGCGAACTTCATCCGCCGGATCCGCCTGACGCCCTACGACGTGCCACGCCGCACCGGCGAACTCAAGCACGTCATCATCACCGAATCCCCCGACGGCGAGATCATGCTCCGCTTGGTCCTGCGCTCCGAACAGGTGGTGCCCCGCATCCGCAAGCATCTGCCGGAACTGCTGGCCGCGCTGCCGCAGGTGAAGGTGCTCTCGGTCAACCTGCACCCGGAGCACAAGGCCGTCCTTGAAGGTGACCGGGAGATCCTGTTAACCGGGCAGGCCACCTTGAACATGCGGGTCAACGACGTCAACCTGCACCTGCGCCCGCAAAGCTTCTTCCAGACCAACACCGAGATGGCCGCGGCGCTGTACCGGCAGGGCCGCGAGTGGGTCAACGAGCTCGCGCCTGCCTCCGTCTGGGACCTCTACTGCGGCGTGGGCGGGTTCGCCCTGCACAGCGCCGCCCCGGGCCGGACGGTCACCGGCATAGAAACCAGCGGCGAAGCGATCGCCTCCGCCCGGCTCAGCAGCGCGGAGGCAGGGCTGGAGGGCATGGCGTTCCAGACCGGCGACGCCACTGCGTTTGCCCTTGCCGCAGAGCAGTCGCCGGACCTGGTGATCGTCAACCCGCCCCGGCGCGGCATTGGCAAGAAGCTGTGCGGCTGGCTGGAAGCCTCGGACGTGCGGCACGTGGTGTATTCCAGCTGCAACGCACAGTCATTGGCCCGCGACCTGGCGGCCCTTCCGTCCTTCACTGCGCGGCGGGCACGGGTGCTGGACATGTTCCCGCAGACCACGCATTACGAGGTGATGGTGCTGCTGGAACGGGCCGCCTGA
- a CDS encoding HAD hydrolase-like protein — MILRHQPLQSRTAAFSCVLFDMDGTLLDSAPGVTASAAFALAAVGAPVPPGADLLRLVGPPMLESFRKFLGHDEVLAQRALKHYRQAYADYGAQQSVPYAGIREMLEQLHFAGIPLAVATSKAEDQAVRMARRFGMDHYFTSICGASDQDGRWSKADVIAEVLGRLEDANVDVGGPLMVGDRSYDVAGATVHGMPAVFASWGYGCPGEDVGAILVAASPAAVLPAVLGTEGTPGRQAQAMPLPSP, encoded by the coding sequence ATGATACTTCGGCACCAGCCGCTCCAAAGCCGCACGGCAGCCTTCAGCTGCGTGCTGTTCGACATGGACGGAACGCTCCTCGATTCAGCACCGGGCGTAACAGCCAGCGCAGCCTTTGCACTGGCTGCCGTGGGGGCGCCGGTTCCACCGGGTGCAGACCTGCTCAGGTTGGTGGGGCCACCCATGCTCGAATCCTTCAGGAAGTTTTTGGGGCACGATGAGGTCCTCGCCCAACGGGCCCTTAAGCACTACCGGCAGGCGTATGCGGACTACGGCGCGCAGCAGTCTGTTCCGTACGCCGGCATACGGGAAATGCTGGAACAGCTCCACTTTGCCGGCATACCCCTGGCGGTCGCGACATCCAAGGCCGAAGACCAGGCGGTCCGGATGGCACGCCGCTTTGGGATGGACCACTACTTCACCTCCATCTGCGGCGCATCGGACCAGGACGGGAGATGGAGCAAAGCGGACGTCATTGCCGAAGTGCTGGGCAGGCTGGAGGATGCGAATGTGGACGTCGGCGGCCCGCTCATGGTGGGTGACCGCAGCTACGACGTTGCAGGGGCCACCGTCCATGGCATGCCCGCAGTCTTCGCGAGCTGGGGTTACGGCTGCCCGGGAGAAGACGTCGGAGCCATCCTCGTTGCGGCCTCACCGGCCGCAGTGCTCCCTGCGGTCCTGGGGACCGAAGGAACTCCTGGCCGCCAGGCGCAGGCGATGCCGCTTCCCAGCCCTTGA
- a CDS encoding aldehyde dehydrogenase family protein, whose translation MRESMLAPVDPELAVFRDVLSPYDGRVVGAVALAQPESVDAIVAAARAGAQQARALSRHARGKILDSAASKIEERRMQFAGTITAESGKTIRQARKEVLRAVNTLRLSAAEARRNAGETIPFDSYEGSEDRMGWYSREPLGIIAAITPYNDPLNLVAHKVGPAIAGGNAVILKPSALTPLCAELLAEVLTEAGLPPGVLTVVHGGRDVAEAIVANREIRLVSFTGGFSTGEAIARTAGLKKLSMDLGGNAPVIIMDDADIDAAVKACVSGAFWAAGQNCVGVQRILVAEPLYREFRRLFLHETAQLVSGNPDDEATDMGPMITAAAVDQLTAKIDAAVAAGAAVLAGNTRVGNVLQPTVLEKVSPSGRFWMEEVFGPVVMLQPFSTFDEAVEMANAVDFSLHAGIFTRSLDTALEAASRIEAGGVMVNDSSDYRFDGMPFGGSKYGSMGREGVRFAYEEMTQPKVVCIKRQ comes from the coding sequence ATGCGTGAATCGATGCTTGCACCCGTTGACCCTGAACTGGCCGTCTTCCGCGACGTGCTGAGCCCCTATGATGGCCGGGTGGTCGGGGCAGTCGCCCTGGCGCAACCGGAATCCGTGGACGCCATTGTTGCTGCGGCCCGGGCCGGGGCGCAGCAGGCACGGGCGTTGTCCCGCCATGCCCGGGGAAAGATCCTGGACAGTGCCGCCTCGAAGATTGAGGAACGGCGCATGCAATTTGCCGGCACCATCACGGCGGAGAGCGGAAAAACGATCCGCCAGGCACGCAAGGAGGTGCTGCGGGCAGTCAACACCCTGCGTCTGTCCGCGGCAGAGGCGCGCCGCAACGCCGGCGAGACAATTCCCTTCGACTCCTATGAGGGCTCGGAAGACCGCATGGGATGGTACTCCCGCGAACCGCTGGGGATCATCGCGGCAATCACGCCCTACAACGATCCGCTGAACCTGGTGGCGCACAAAGTGGGCCCCGCCATCGCAGGAGGAAACGCCGTCATCCTCAAGCCATCCGCCCTGACACCCCTGTGTGCGGAATTGCTGGCGGAGGTCCTCACCGAAGCCGGCCTGCCGCCGGGGGTGCTTACGGTGGTCCACGGGGGCAGGGACGTTGCCGAGGCGATCGTGGCGAACCGCGAGATCCGGCTGGTGTCCTTCACGGGCGGGTTTTCCACCGGGGAAGCCATCGCAAGGACGGCAGGACTGAAGAAGCTCTCCATGGATCTGGGTGGAAATGCCCCCGTGATCATCATGGACGACGCGGACATTGACGCCGCCGTGAAGGCCTGCGTCTCGGGAGCTTTTTGGGCGGCAGGGCAGAACTGCGTGGGAGTGCAGCGCATCCTCGTGGCCGAGCCCCTGTACCGGGAGTTCCGCCGGCTCTTCCTGCACGAGACGGCGCAGCTTGTGTCCGGCAACCCGGATGACGAAGCCACCGACATGGGCCCGATGATCACTGCCGCCGCCGTGGACCAGCTCACGGCAAAGATAGACGCGGCGGTCGCCGCCGGGGCTGCTGTCCTGGCGGGAAACACCAGGGTTGGCAACGTCCTCCAGCCCACGGTCCTGGAGAAGGTCAGTCCCTCCGGCAGGTTCTGGATGGAGGAGGTCTTTGGACCGGTGGTCATGCTTCAGCCGTTCTCAACCTTTGACGAAGCGGTGGAGATGGCCAACGCCGTGGACTTCAGCCTCCATGCCGGGATCTTCACGCGTTCGCTGGACACGGCGCTGGAGGCTGCGTCCCGCATCGAGGCAGGCGGAGTCATGGTCAACGACTCATCGGACTACCGCTTCGATGGAATGCCTTTCGGTGGATCCAAGTACGGCAGCATGGGCCGCGAAGGCGTGCGTTTCGCCTACGAGGAAATGACCCAGCCAAAGGTTGTCTGCATCAAGCGCCAATAA
- a CDS encoding SDR family NAD(P)-dependent oxidoreductase, which translates to MTPRTIVITGASDGIGAAAARTLAKAGERVVVVGRSAEKTRALAGEIGADYHLADFADLAQVRALADTLRSTYPQIDVLANNAGGMMGKRTLTVDGNELTFQVNHLAPFLLTTALMDTLTASKAKIINTASAANFSGKLDLFDLKAEHGYRTFRAYGTGKLANILFTSELHRRFHEQGITTAAFHPGVVRTNFAADSSSPFRHAYKSVANRFMLSPDQGADTMLWLINGTPGTDWISGAYYAKRALANANRQAYDADLARGLWEKSEELVKTSA; encoded by the coding sequence TTGACTCCTCGCACCATCGTGATCACCGGCGCCAGCGACGGCATCGGCGCGGCAGCCGCCAGGACGCTGGCCAAGGCAGGGGAGCGGGTGGTCGTCGTCGGCCGTTCTGCGGAGAAGACCCGCGCCCTGGCCGGTGAAATCGGCGCGGACTACCACCTGGCCGACTTCGCCGACCTGGCCCAGGTCCGCGCCCTGGCCGACACCCTGCGCTCCACATACCCGCAGATCGACGTCCTCGCCAACAACGCCGGCGGCATGATGGGCAAGCGCACGCTCACGGTGGACGGCAACGAACTGACGTTCCAGGTCAACCACCTGGCACCGTTCCTGCTCACTACCGCCCTAATGGACACGCTGACCGCCAGCAAGGCGAAGATCATCAACACCGCCAGCGCCGCGAACTTCTCCGGCAAGCTGGACCTGTTCGACCTCAAAGCCGAGCACGGGTACCGCACCTTCCGCGCCTACGGCACCGGCAAACTTGCCAACATCCTCTTCACCTCCGAGCTGCACCGCCGCTTCCACGAGCAGGGAATCACGACGGCGGCCTTCCACCCGGGCGTGGTCCGCACCAACTTCGCGGCGGACTCCAGCAGCCCCTTCCGGCACGCTTACAAGAGCGTAGCCAACCGGTTTATGCTCAGTCCGGACCAGGGTGCCGACACCATGCTTTGGCTCATCAACGGGACGCCCGGCACCGACTGGATTTCCGGCGCCTACTACGCCAAGCGCGCCCTGGCCAACGCCAACCGGCAGGCCTACGACGCTGACCTGGCGCGCGGGCTGTGGGAGAAGAGCGAAGAATTGGTCAAAACCTCCGCCTGA
- a CDS encoding FMN-binding negative transcriptional regulator: MYIPVHFAATPETVHSLLATPGAANLITMTDQGLLATLLPFAFNPSVGERGALQAHMARNNPQWSSMPTGEALAIIQGPDDYISPSWYAAKAEHGRVVPTWNYATLHVYGELVIHDDAGWLARHVRHLTGLHEDSRELPWAVDDAPEKFIAGQLRAIVGVELLVTRIEAKEKLSQNRSDADAAGVAAGLRAGGREAGAAAVERARRN; the protein is encoded by the coding sequence GTGTACATTCCCGTCCACTTCGCTGCCACCCCCGAAACAGTCCACAGTCTGCTGGCCACGCCCGGCGCCGCCAACCTCATCACCATGACGGATCAGGGCCTGCTGGCAACGCTGCTGCCCTTCGCCTTTAACCCGAGTGTGGGGGAGCGCGGTGCCCTGCAGGCGCACATGGCGCGGAACAACCCGCAGTGGTCCAGCATGCCAACCGGCGAAGCGCTGGCCATCATCCAGGGCCCCGACGACTACATCTCGCCCTCGTGGTACGCCGCCAAAGCCGAGCACGGCCGTGTGGTGCCCACCTGGAACTACGCCACGCTCCATGTTTACGGCGAGTTGGTGATCCATGACGACGCCGGCTGGCTGGCACGGCACGTCCGGCACCTGACCGGCCTGCATGAGGACAGCCGGGAGCTCCCCTGGGCCGTGGACGACGCCCCGGAGAAGTTCATTGCCGGGCAGCTGCGCGCGATTGTAGGCGTGGAACTGCTGGTCACCCGGATCGAGGCGAAGGAAAAGCTGAGCCAAAACCGTTCCGACGCCGACGCCGCCGGGGTGGCGGCAGGCCTGCGGGCCGGCGGCCGGGAAGCCGGGGCTGCCGCCGTCGAACGCGCCCGCAGGAACTGA
- a CDS encoding DMT family transporter, with protein sequence MKEHSSATVLERPAIPQKMSVGVWWGLLGVAAFSFTVPFTRVAVAGIPPLFIGSGRAVVAAVLAAAALALTRQRLPRRGTWLRLALVAGGVVAGFPLLTSYALTAVPAGHGAVVIALLPAATATVAVLRTGERPATAFWLVMALGSLAAIAFAFLQSGGVGHLQWADLLLLGAVACAAVGYAEGGLLARELGSWQTIAWALVLAAPAMLVLAVVSVLSQPPSATPVQWAAFGYLAVVSMFLGFFAWYRGLAIGPMAQVSQIQLLQPVLSIGWAALLLREALTWTTVLGALAVILCAAAAVRVRLNRPAR encoded by the coding sequence ATGAAAGAACATAGTAGCGCTACTGTCCTGGAGCGCCCAGCGATACCGCAGAAAATGTCCGTCGGAGTCTGGTGGGGACTCCTTGGCGTGGCAGCATTTTCCTTCACCGTACCTTTCACCCGTGTGGCCGTGGCCGGGATCCCGCCGCTGTTCATTGGCTCGGGCCGTGCCGTCGTCGCCGCAGTCCTTGCCGCCGCAGCGCTCGCGCTGACCCGGCAGCGGCTGCCCCGCCGCGGCACCTGGCTGCGACTTGCCCTCGTGGCCGGGGGCGTCGTCGCGGGCTTCCCGCTACTGACGTCCTACGCCCTCACCGCGGTGCCCGCCGGGCACGGCGCCGTGGTCATTGCCCTCCTTCCTGCTGCGACAGCCACAGTGGCCGTGCTGCGCACCGGCGAGCGCCCGGCCACCGCATTCTGGCTGGTCATGGCGCTTGGCTCACTGGCGGCGATCGCCTTCGCGTTCCTGCAATCCGGGGGAGTCGGGCACCTGCAGTGGGCAGATCTGCTGCTGCTCGGAGCCGTGGCCTGCGCCGCCGTCGGATACGCCGAAGGGGGACTGCTGGCCCGTGAACTGGGGTCGTGGCAAACCATCGCCTGGGCCCTGGTCCTCGCTGCCCCGGCCATGCTGGTCCTGGCCGTGGTCTCCGTCCTCAGTCAGCCGCCGTCGGCCACGCCTGTCCAGTGGGCGGCGTTCGGCTACCTGGCAGTGGTCAGCATGTTCCTGGGCTTCTTCGCCTGGTACCGCGGGCTGGCCATTGGTCCCATGGCCCAGGTCAGCCAGATCCAGCTGCTGCAACCGGTCCTCAGCATCGGCTGGGCGGCGCTGCTGCTACGGGAGGCGCTGACCTGGACCACCGTCCTGGGCGCCCTTGCCGTCATCCTTTGCGCCGCCGCGGCCGTCCGCGTCCGCCTCAACCGTCCAGCCCGCTAG
- a CDS encoding Lrp/AsnC family transcriptional regulator: MDRASLDRIDQSILAELTRNARVSHAELAAKVMLSRNAVRQRIDRMERQGYIQGYTVVAGAPGQGTVSAFLMVYRKDRVRGADVIAVLQSIPEVVLCDVVSGDFDLLVRVEARSLERIQEIWEQIAATPGVTDTVTAMTLSNYVRRSAGVLPT, encoded by the coding sequence ATGGACCGGGCTAGTCTTGATCGGATCGATCAGAGCATCCTGGCGGAGCTGACGCGCAATGCCCGGGTCAGTCATGCGGAGCTGGCAGCGAAGGTGATGCTCTCCCGCAACGCCGTCCGGCAACGTATCGACCGGATGGAACGGCAGGGATATATCCAGGGCTACACCGTGGTGGCCGGCGCTCCGGGTCAAGGCACAGTTTCGGCCTTCCTGATGGTCTACCGGAAGGACAGGGTTCGCGGGGCGGACGTTATCGCCGTGCTGCAATCGATCCCGGAGGTGGTTCTGTGCGATGTGGTCAGTGGCGACTTCGATCTCCTGGTGCGGGTGGAAGCGCGTTCGCTTGAACGGATCCAGGAGATCTGGGAACAAATTGCGGCCACACCCGGTGTGACGGACACGGTAACGGCGATGACCCTTTCCAACTATGTCCGGCGGAGCGCGGGAGTCCTGCCGACCTAG